From a region of the Pseudanabaena sp. ABRG5-3 genome:
- a CDS encoding NAD(P)H-quinone oxidoreductase subunit 4: MLSLENFPWLTFIIAFPILMSLLVAFVPDKGDGKTIRWFSLVVGLIDFAAIAYAFCTKYDYSNPNLQLVEKYAWVPDLGLNWSVGVDGLSMPLVMLTGFITTLAILASWPVTLKPRLFYFLLLSMYGAQIAVFAVQDMLLFFLTWELELIPVYLLLSIWGGYKRLYAATKFILYTAIGSLFILVAGLAMAFYGDTISFDMQTLANKNYPLTFQLLAYGAFLISYGVKLPIFPLHTWLPDAHGEATAPVHMLLAGILLKMGGYALMRMNAGMLPEAHAYFAPILVILGIVNIIYAALTSFAQRSLKRKIAYSSISHMGFVLIGLASFTDLGTSGAMLQMISHGLIGASLFFLVGATYDRTHTLILDEMGGVGQQMPKIFAMFTTCSLASLALPGMSGFVAEVMVFVGFATSDAYSGTFKVIAILLMAVGVILTPVYLLSMLREIFYGKENTQLTSHQELVDAEPREVFIIACLLIPIIGIGFYPKIVTQMYDSTTTQLAGVLRDAVPVLANKRDNKRLASIQAQPAPSLTK; encoded by the coding sequence ATGTTAAGTCTCGAAAACTTCCCTTGGCTCACGTTTATCATCGCCTTCCCCATACTTATGTCCCTCTTAGTTGCCTTTGTGCCAGACAAAGGGGACGGCAAAACCATTCGCTGGTTTTCGCTAGTTGTGGGACTGATTGACTTCGCGGCGATCGCCTATGCCTTCTGCACGAAGTATGACTACAGCAACCCCAATCTCCAACTCGTCGAGAAATACGCATGGGTTCCCGATCTGGGGCTAAATTGGTCAGTTGGCGTTGATGGACTCTCGATGCCCTTGGTCATGCTGACTGGATTTATCACCACATTAGCAATCTTGGCATCCTGGCCCGTCACACTGAAGCCACGCTTATTCTATTTCTTACTGCTATCGATGTATGGCGCACAGATTGCTGTCTTTGCCGTACAGGATATGCTGCTATTTTTCCTGACATGGGAATTAGAGCTAATCCCCGTTTACCTCTTGCTATCGATCTGGGGGGGCTACAAGCGTCTCTACGCCGCTACCAAGTTTATTCTCTACACAGCGATCGGTTCTTTGTTTATCCTTGTCGCAGGGCTTGCCATGGCATTCTATGGCGATACGATCTCCTTTGATATGCAGACCCTTGCTAACAAAAACTATCCCCTCACCTTCCAGCTACTAGCCTATGGTGCTTTCTTGATTTCCTATGGGGTCAAGCTGCCGATTTTTCCTCTGCATACATGGCTACCTGATGCACATGGTGAAGCTACAGCACCCGTCCACATGCTCCTTGCAGGTATCCTTTTGAAAATGGGTGGTTATGCCCTGATGCGGATGAATGCGGGGATGTTGCCTGAGGCTCATGCGTACTTTGCCCCTATCCTCGTAATTTTGGGGATTGTGAATATTATCTACGCGGCTCTTACCTCCTTTGCCCAGCGCAGCCTCAAACGCAAAATTGCCTATTCATCAATTTCCCACATGGGCTTTGTGCTGATCGGTTTAGCTTCGTTTACCGATCTCGGTACAAGTGGGGCAATGTTGCAAATGATTTCCCACGGACTAATCGGCGCAAGCTTATTCTTCCTTGTGGGCGCAACCTATGATCGCACACATACCCTGATTCTCGATGAGATGGGCGGAGTCGGTCAACAGATGCCGAAAATCTTTGCGATGTTTACGACCTGCTCCCTTGCCTCCCTCGCTCTCCCCGGGATGAGCGGATTTGTTGCTGAGGTCATGGTATTTGTGGGCTTTGCTACTAGTGATGCCTATAGCGGCACTTTTAAAGTAATTGCTATCTTACTCATGGCAGTAGGTGTTATCTTAACGCCTGTCTACCTGTTGTCGATGTTGCGTGAAATTTTCTATGGCAAGGAAAATACTCAGCTTACATCTCATCAAGAACTTGTAGATGCAGAACCTCGCGAAGTATTTATCATCGCTTGTCTTTTGATTCCCATCATCGGCATCGGGTTCTATCCCAAAATCGTTACTCAAATGTACGATTCGACCACAACTCAGTTAGCTGGTGTGCTCCGTGATGCAGTGCCAGTATTAGCTAATAAACGAGACAACAAACGTTTAGCTTCAATACAAGCGCAACCTGCACCAAGCTTGACTAAATAA
- the psbU gene encoding photosystem II complex extrinsic protein PsbU → MKALIRFSVLLVAIASIWTTGFLGSFGSNAAFAEDLPATNFYTQDTSKIDLNNANINAFREVRGAYPTLGRIIIENAPYKSFDDVLNIAGLSDAQKEILKTNADKFSLKKPDESLGRERINNANYRL, encoded by the coding sequence ATGAAAGCACTGATACGCTTTTCTGTTTTATTAGTGGCGATCGCGTCAATTTGGACAACTGGCTTTTTAGGTTCTTTTGGCAGTAACGCTGCATTTGCCGAAGACTTACCTGCTACTAACTTCTACACGCAAGATACTAGCAAAATTGATTTAAATAACGCTAATATCAACGCTTTTCGTGAAGTACGTGGCGCTTATCCTACATTAGGTCGCATTATCATTGAGAACGCTCCTTACAAATCCTTTGATGATGTTTTAAACATTGCAGGGTTGAGTGATGCACAAAAAGAAATCCTCAAAACAAATGCTGACAAGTTCTCCCTCAAAAAGCCCGATGAGTCTTTAGGTCGTGAACGCATCAACAACGCTAACTACAGACTATAA